The Mustela erminea isolate mMusErm1 chromosome 6, mMusErm1.Pri, whole genome shotgun sequence genome includes a region encoding these proteins:
- the LOC116592470 gene encoding olfactory receptor 6C1-like has translation MRNRTELTEFILLGLSDDPQLQGVIFVFLFITYMLSITGNLTIITLTLLDSHLQTPMYFFLRNFSLLEVSFTTVSIPKFLSTLITGDKTISFNDCIAQFFFFILLGVTEFYLLAAMSYDRYIAICKPLHYMTIMNPRVCILLVFSSWLISFLIVFPALMLLLNLNYCTSNIIDHFTCDFYPLLQLSCSDTKFLEIMGFSWSLFTLMFTLVIIILSYIYIIRTILRIPSASQRTKAFSTCSSHMIVISISYGSCIFMYIKPSAKDRESLSKGVAVLNTSVAPMLNPFIYSLRNQQVKRAFMDRARKIVFFSSK, from the coding sequence ATGAGAAACCGCACAGAACTAACAGAGTTCATCCTCCTGGGATTGTCAGATGACCCACAGCTTCAGGGAGTGATCTTCGTCTTTCTGTTCATCACCTACATGCTCAGCATCACTGGGAACCTGACCATTATCACCCTAACCCTGCTGGATTCCCACCTCCAGActcccatgtatttcttcctcagAAATTTCTCCTTATTAGAGGTTTCATTCACCACTGTTAGCATACCCAAGTTCCTAAGCACTCTGATTACAGGAGATAAAACCATTTCCTTTAATGATTGCAttgctcagttcttttttttcattcttttgggagTCACTGAATTTTACCTCCTGGCTGCCATGTCCTATGACCGTTACATTGCCATCTGCAAACCTCTGCATTACATGACCATCATGAATCCCAGAGTCTGCATACTCCTTGTCTTCTCTTCGTGGCTGATTTCATTCTTAATTGTATTCCCTGCACTCATGTTGCTCTTAAACCTTAATTACTGTACGTCTAATATTATTGACCATTTTACCTGTGATTTTTACCCCCTGCTGCAACTTTCTTGTTCAGACACAAAATTCCTAGAGATAATGGGATTTTCCTGGTCTCTGTTTACTTTAATGTTTACCTTGGTAATAATAATTCTGTCCTACATATATATCATCAGAACAATTTTGAGGATTCCTTCTGCTAGTCAGAGGACAAAGGCTTTTTCTACCTGTTCATCCCACATGATTGTTATCTCCATCTCCTATGGCAGctgcatttttatgtatattaaacCCTCAGCAAAAGACAGAGAGTCTCTTAGCAAGGGTGTTGCTGTGCTAAACACCTCAGTAGCCCCCATGCTGAACCCCTTTATTTACAGCCTAAGGAACCAGCAAGTCAAGCGAGCCTTCATGGACAGGGCAAGGAAGATTGTATTTTTCTCAAGCAAATGA
- the LOC116592471 gene encoding olfactory receptor 6C1-like gives MKNHTELTEFILLGLSDDPQLQGVIFVFLLITYMLSITGNLTIITLTLLDSHLQTPMYFFLRNFSLLEVSFTTVSIPKFLGTLITGDKTISFNDCIAQLFFLILLGVTEFCLLAAMSDAHYIAICKPLHYMTIMNPRVCKLLVFASWLASFLIIFPSLMLFIQLDYCKSSVIDHFTCDYFPLQHLSYSDTKFLETVGFSCAVFTLLFTLALMILSYIYIIRTISRLPSASQRTKAFSTCSSHMIVISISYGSCIFMYINPAAKYRVSLSKGVAVLNTLVAPILNPFIYSLRNQQVKRTFMDRARKTVFFSSK, from the exons atgaaaaaccacACAGAACTAACAGAGTTCATCCTCCTGGGATTGTCAGATGACCCACAGCTTCAGGGGGTGATCTTTGTCTTTCTGCTCATCACCTACATGCTCAGCATCACTGGGAACCTGACCATTATCACCCTTACCCTGCTGGATTCCCACCTCCAGActcccatgtatttcttcctcagAAATTTCTCCTTGCTAGAGGTTTCATTCACAACTGTCAGCATACCCAAGTTCCTGGGCACCCTAATTACAGGAGATAAAACCATTTCCTTTAATGATTGCATTGctcagttgt tttttctcattctgttgGGAGTCACTGAATTTTGCCTTCTGGCTGCCATGTCCGATGCCCATTACATTGCCATCTGCAAACCTCTGCATTACATGACCATCATGAATCCCAGAGTCTGCAAACTCCTTGTCTTTGCCTCTTGGTTGGCTTCATTCTTAATCATATTCCCATCACTCATGCTGTTCATACAGCTTGATTACTGTAAGTCCAGTGTTATAGACCATTTTACCTGTGATTATTTCCCCTTACAACACCTTTCTTATTCAGACACAAAATTCCTAGAGACAGTGGGTTTTTCCTGTGCTGTGTTTACTCTACTGTTTACTTTGGCATTAATGATTCTGTCCTACATATATATCATCAGAACAATTTCGAGGCTTCCTTCTGCTAGTCAGAGGACAAAGGCCTTTTCCACCTGTTCATCCCACATGATTGTCATCTCCATCTCCTATGGCAGCTGCATTTTCATGTATATTAATCCAGCAGCAAAATACAGAGTGTCTCTGAGCAAGGGTGTTGCTGTGCTGAACACCTTAGTAGCCCCCATACTGAACCCCTTTATTTACAGCTTAAGGAACCAGCAAGTCAAGCGAACCTTCATGGACAGGGCAAGGAAGACTGTATTTttctcaagcaaataa